In Achromobacter xylosoxidans A8, a single window of DNA contains:
- a CDS encoding dihydroorotase: MLDLLLTNARLFLPQQGLTEGVLGVIDGRIAIIAEPGTPLEARETIDCQGLWVLPGLIDPHVHFGFGSPETDFETESRFAALGGTTSVLSFHRSADIRESFDKVRDRALSQSCVDFGFHFGITSNLHVETLEEISRRFNVNSYKLYMMYKGAAGLSKGFTDIDDGLLYSALRATAAIPGAIMGVHCENVEVIPVLRDPLRAAGRDDLKAWNEQSPDFLEAENVHRVCYFAAKTGAAVNIVHLSSREALDEARRHRRTPDAPPIYVETCPHYLFLNDESPAGTYAKVNPPVRGQGDVDAMWEGVLDGSITTIGTDHVPRKRATKDTDIWAASNGFPGTGLMLPILLHEGYHRRGVPLETLMKVCTENSARIYRMPGKGSIEIGKDADLVLVDPDLERTVDPATLESNSDYSPYEGMTLKGWPVRTLVRGRTVALDGRITDAARSNPGGRYLKRL, from the coding sequence ATGCTGGATCTGCTACTCACCAATGCAAGACTGTTTTTGCCTCAGCAGGGCCTGACCGAAGGCGTGCTTGGCGTCATCGATGGCCGCATCGCCATCATTGCCGAGCCGGGTACGCCGCTGGAAGCTCGCGAGACCATCGATTGCCAAGGGCTGTGGGTACTGCCGGGACTGATCGATCCGCACGTGCATTTCGGCTTTGGCTCGCCCGAGACCGACTTCGAAACCGAGTCGCGCTTCGCCGCGCTGGGCGGCACCACCAGTGTGTTGTCGTTTCATCGCTCGGCGGACATCCGTGAATCCTTTGACAAGGTGCGTGACCGCGCCCTGTCGCAAAGCTGCGTGGATTTCGGCTTCCATTTCGGCATCACCAGCAATCTGCATGTGGAGACGCTGGAGGAAATCTCGCGCCGCTTCAATGTGAATTCCTACAAGCTCTACATGATGTACAAGGGCGCGGCGGGCCTGTCCAAGGGCTTTACCGACATTGACGACGGCCTGCTGTATTCGGCGCTGCGCGCCACCGCCGCGATCCCCGGCGCGATCATGGGCGTGCACTGCGAAAACGTCGAAGTGATTCCGGTCCTGCGGGACCCGCTGCGAGCCGCGGGCCGCGACGACCTGAAGGCCTGGAACGAACAGAGCCCGGACTTCCTGGAAGCGGAAAACGTACACCGCGTCTGCTACTTCGCCGCCAAGACCGGCGCCGCGGTCAACATCGTGCACCTGAGCAGCCGCGAAGCGCTGGACGAGGCGCGGCGCCACCGCCGCACGCCGGACGCGCCGCCCATCTACGTCGAGACCTGCCCGCACTACCTGTTCCTGAACGACGAATCGCCTGCCGGGACCTATGCCAAGGTCAACCCGCCGGTGCGCGGGCAAGGCGATGTGGACGCCATGTGGGAAGGCGTGCTGGACGGTTCCATCACCACCATCGGCACCGATCACGTGCCGCGCAAGCGCGCCACCAAGGACACGGACATCTGGGCTGCCAGCAACGGCTTCCCCGGCACCGGCCTGATGCTGCCGATCCTGCTGCACGAGGGCTACCACCGCCGCGGCGTGCCGCTGGAAACCCTGATGAAGGTCTGCACCGAAAACTCTGCCCGCATTTATCGCATGCCGGGCAAGGGCAGCATCGAGATCGGCAAGGACGCCGACCTGGTGCTGGTGGACCCGGACCTGGAGCGCACCGTCGATCCCGCCACGCTCGAATCCAATTCCGATTATTCGCCCTACGAGGGCATGACCCTGAAGGGCTGGCCCGTGCGCACCCTGGTGCGCGGGCGCACCGTGGCGCTGGACGGCCGCATCACCGATGCCGCGCGCAGCAACCCGGGCGGCCGCTATCTCAAGCGTCTTTGA
- the acnA gene encoding aconitate hydratase AcnA, with amino-acid sequence MIQSFSCCGRTLRYADLSAAALVAGRDIAAYPYVIRVLLENLLRHRAWGAAVSEEEIGRLWDWREHPGADLPLHVARVILPDSSGLPVLQDLAALRDAVAQAGGDAARVDTRIPVDLIVDHSLQVDHWGDAGAVQRNLRREFERNDERYRFLKWAQQAYQGLRVITPGIGIIHQVNLEYLAPVVARQSRPDGDWAYPDFVIGGDSHTPMVNALGVLGWGVGGIDAEAALLGHAYTFPIPEVVGVRLRGAIEAPALTTDAALLITQQLRAAGVVGCMVEFFGPAAEALGVPERATIANMAPEYGATCGFFPIDARTLDYARMTGRGEEQLALIEAYARANSLWREAGAAAPAHSRVIEIDLSAARPSVAGPRRPQDRMDVGDVAADFRRRLNMSLAEGGFGVEAATAHPPSRASLGHGSVALAAITSCTNTSNPSVMLAAGLVAQKALALGLTPPVWVKRSLAPGSRAVTRYLESAGLLAPLQAQGFHVIGYGCTTCGGKSGPLDATAADAIAEGGLVAAAVLSGNRNFEGRIHKLLRANYIGSPAMVVLYALAGRIDVDFEHEPLGPGADGVPIYLRDVWPSQEEIAALLPLAADPALFAEVYDPASLDSAIWRDLQAPSGLRFPWDPESQYLVEPPFFKTEPGRDALADLEASLTRGRVLAAFGDSLTTDHISPSGEIPADTPAGAYLIDKGVTPRDFNTYVARRCNHHVMTRATFANIRIKNAMVPGVEGGVTRHYPSGRRMAVVDAAQAYRAAGEASVILGGKDYGMGSSRDWAAKGSALLGVRAVIAESFERIHRANLVGMGVLPLAFVADEGWRQLGLTGAESLRFENVAKGVLQGEPITVIAEDGERRIVFHAYAQVLTHAERKLMAEGGIPASVLNGFLNDTEAADAAHC; translated from the coding sequence ATGATCCAGTCTTTCTCCTGTTGCGGCAGGACGCTGCGCTACGCGGACCTGTCCGCTGCCGCCCTTGTGGCGGGCCGCGACATCGCCGCGTATCCCTATGTCATCCGCGTGTTGCTGGAGAACCTGCTGCGCCACCGCGCCTGGGGCGCTGCCGTTTCCGAAGAAGAAATCGGCAGGCTCTGGGATTGGCGCGAACATCCCGGCGCCGACTTGCCGCTGCATGTGGCGCGGGTGATCCTGCCCGATTCCAGCGGCCTGCCGGTGCTGCAGGACCTGGCGGCGTTGCGTGATGCAGTGGCTCAGGCGGGCGGGGACGCGGCGCGGGTGGACACCCGGATTCCCGTGGACCTGATCGTGGATCACTCCCTGCAGGTCGACCATTGGGGCGACGCGGGCGCGGTGCAGCGCAACCTGCGCCGTGAATTCGAGCGCAACGACGAGCGCTACCGGTTCCTGAAGTGGGCGCAGCAGGCCTACCAGGGCCTGCGCGTCATCACGCCCGGCATCGGCATCATCCATCAGGTCAACCTGGAGTACCTGGCGCCGGTGGTCGCGCGCCAATCGCGTCCGGATGGCGACTGGGCCTACCCCGATTTCGTCATCGGCGGCGACTCCCATACCCCCATGGTCAACGCCTTGGGCGTGCTGGGCTGGGGCGTGGGCGGCATCGACGCCGAGGCGGCACTGCTGGGCCATGCCTACACCTTTCCGATTCCGGAGGTAGTGGGGGTGCGGCTGCGCGGCGCCATCGAGGCGCCCGCGCTCACCACCGACGCCGCCCTGCTGATCACACAGCAATTGCGCGCGGCGGGCGTGGTGGGTTGCATGGTCGAATTCTTCGGCCCCGCGGCAGAGGCGCTGGGCGTGCCGGAACGCGCCACCATCGCCAACATGGCGCCCGAGTACGGCGCCACCTGCGGATTTTTCCCGATCGACGCCCGCACGCTGGACTATGCCCGCATGACCGGGCGGGGCGAGGAACAGCTGGCGCTGATCGAAGCCTATGCGCGCGCCAACAGCCTGTGGCGCGAAGCCGGCGCAGCCGCACCGGCCCATAGCCGGGTGATAGAGATCGACCTGTCGGCGGCGCGCCCCAGCGTGGCTGGTCCGCGCCGGCCGCAGGACCGCATGGACGTGGGCGACGTCGCGGCGGACTTCCGCCGTCGTCTGAACATGTCGCTGGCCGAAGGCGGATTCGGCGTGGAGGCGGCGACCGCGCACCCGCCCAGCCGCGCCTCCCTGGGCCACGGCTCCGTGGCGCTGGCGGCTATCACTTCCTGCACCAATACCTCCAATCCCAGCGTGATGCTGGCAGCCGGCCTGGTCGCGCAAAAGGCGCTGGCGCTGGGCCTGACACCGCCTGTCTGGGTCAAGCGTTCGCTGGCGCCGGGTTCGCGCGCCGTAACGCGCTATCTGGAATCGGCCGGCCTGCTGGCGCCTTTGCAGGCGCAAGGTTTCCACGTGATCGGCTATGGCTGCACGACCTGCGGCGGCAAGTCCGGCCCGCTGGATGCCACGGCGGCCGATGCCATCGCCGAAGGCGGCCTGGTGGCGGCCGCGGTGCTGTCCGGCAACCGCAATTTCGAAGGGCGCATCCACAAGCTGCTGCGCGCCAACTACATAGGCTCTCCTGCAATGGTGGTGCTGTATGCGCTGGCCGGCAGGATCGATGTGGATTTCGAACATGAGCCACTGGGTCCGGGCGCCGATGGCGTACCCATCTATCTGCGCGATGTCTGGCCCAGCCAGGAGGAGATCGCAGCCTTGCTGCCGCTGGCCGCGGACCCGGCGTTGTTCGCCGAGGTCTATGACCCGGCCAGCCTGGACAGCGCCATCTGGCGCGACCTGCAGGCGCCCTCGGGACTGCGCTTCCCCTGGGATCCGGAATCGCAATACCTGGTCGAGCCGCCTTTCTTCAAGACCGAGCCTGGCCGCGATGCGCTGGCCGACCTGGAAGCCAGCCTGACGCGCGGCCGCGTGCTGGCCGCGTTCGGCGATTCGCTGACGACCGACCATATCTCGCCCAGCGGCGAGATCCCGGCGGACACCCCGGCCGGCGCGTACCTGATCGACAAGGGCGTGACGCCGCGCGATTTCAACACCTATGTAGCGCGCCGCTGCAATCACCATGTGATGACTCGCGCCACCTTCGCCAACATCCGCATCAAGAACGCCATGGTGCCCGGCGTGGAAGGCGGCGTGACCCGCCATTACCCCAGCGGCCGGCGCATGGCGGTGGTCGACGCGGCGCAAGCGTATCGCGCCGCAGGCGAGGCCAGCGTGATCCTGGGAGGCAAGGACTACGGCATGGGCAGCAGCCGCGACTGGGCCGCCAAGGGCTCGGCGCTGCTGGGCGTGCGCGCCGTGATCGCGGAATCCTTCGAGCGCATCCATCGCGCCAATCTGGTGGGCATGGGCGTGCTACCGCTGGCGTTCGTGGCGGACGAGGGCTGGCGCCAACTGGGTTTGACCGGCGCGGAAAGCCTGCGCTTCGAGAACGTGGCCAAGGGTGTGCTCCAGGGCGAGCCCATCACCGTCATCGCCGAGGACGGCGAGCGCCGCATCGTCTTCCATGCCTACGCCCAGGTCCTCACGCACGCCGAACGCAAGCTCATGGCGGAAGGCGGCATCCCGGCCAGCGTCCTCAACGGCTTCTTGAACGACACGGAGGCCGCGGATGCGGCCCATTGCTGA
- a CDS encoding GntR family transcriptional regulator, which produces MNTVTTSIAIKEDATGPLADVVFDQVLDAIYQGRLAPGSVINEVALAQEFGVSRGPVREAVRRLQGIQLITREPYIKARVVTLSAESALELFQMRMALEGVACNLATRRMSDAEIAQLLVELEQDRQRRLEAANGGAAAPRVFDFHERIVRASGNNRIINALCGDLYHLLRVYRRHSGTVLERKDDAYAEHWQILRAIRARDAELAESLMRSHIERAAQHLFEHLAEGASGIAGHPVSAA; this is translated from the coding sequence ATGAACACCGTCACGACCTCCATCGCCATCAAGGAAGACGCCACCGGCCCGCTGGCCGACGTGGTCTTCGACCAGGTGCTGGATGCCATCTACCAAGGCCGGCTGGCCCCGGGCAGCGTCATCAATGAAGTCGCGCTGGCCCAGGAATTCGGCGTCAGCCGCGGCCCGGTGCGGGAGGCGGTGCGCCGCCTGCAAGGGATCCAGCTGATCACGCGCGAGCCCTATATCAAGGCGCGCGTGGTGACGCTATCGGCGGAGTCCGCGCTGGAACTGTTCCAAATGCGCATGGCGCTGGAAGGCGTGGCCTGCAACCTGGCCACCCGCCGCATGAGCGATGCGGAAATCGCGCAGTTGCTGGTCGAGCTGGAGCAGGATCGCCAGCGCCGCCTGGAGGCCGCCAATGGCGGCGCCGCGGCGCCGCGTGTCTTCGACTTCCATGAGCGCATCGTGCGCGCCAGTGGCAACAACCGCATCATCAACGCCCTTTGCGGCGACCTCTATCACCTGCTGCGCGTCTACCGCCGGCACTCCGGCACGGTGCTGGAGCGCAAGGACGACGCCTACGCCGAGCACTGGCAAATCCTGCGCGCAATCCGCGCGCGCGACGCCGAACTGGCGGAATCGCTGATGCGCTCGCACATCGAACGCGCGGCGCAACACCTTTTTGAACATCTGGCGGAAGGAGCGTCCGGCATCGCCGGGCACCCCGTCTCCGCTGCCTGA
- a CDS encoding isocitrate lyase/PEP mutase family protein: MNNPRHQFRQLLKNEPFIVSPGVYDGYSIRLVEAAGFKTACTSGAAVSNALLGIADIGVMGLSENVTHCRHLARSVSIPLTADADTGYGNPVNVYHTVQMFEEAGVAGINLEDQVSPKRCGHMPGKDVVSEAEMVKKIEAACLARRDDDFVIIARTDSLAIEGIEGAVKRARAYARAGADMLFPDAVRTEDDIKRLVDAAGIPVSVNMGFGIRNRPTTPLIPLPRLKEIGVKRISLPRMLPAAAIYGMRQALQVMQGVIASGEPADRPDLLVGIEDIMQLMGYEQMRAMEKRLTTLAD; this comes from the coding sequence ATGAACAACCCGCGCCACCAGTTCCGGCAATTGCTGAAGAACGAACCCTTCATCGTCTCCCCCGGTGTGTACGATGGATACAGCATCCGCCTGGTCGAAGCCGCGGGTTTCAAGACCGCCTGCACCAGCGGCGCGGCCGTGTCGAACGCATTGCTGGGCATCGCCGATATCGGCGTGATGGGGCTGTCGGAAAACGTCACCCACTGCCGCCACCTGGCGCGCTCCGTCTCCATCCCCCTCACGGCCGACGCCGACACCGGCTATGGCAACCCCGTGAACGTCTATCACACGGTGCAGATGTTCGAGGAAGCCGGCGTCGCCGGCATCAACCTGGAAGACCAGGTCAGCCCCAAGCGCTGCGGCCACATGCCCGGCAAGGACGTGGTGAGCGAGGCGGAAATGGTCAAGAAGATCGAGGCCGCCTGCCTGGCGCGGCGCGACGATGACTTCGTCATCATCGCTCGCACCGACTCCCTCGCGATCGAAGGCATCGAAGGCGCGGTCAAGCGCGCCCGCGCCTATGCCCGCGCCGGCGCCGACATGCTGTTCCCCGACGCCGTGCGCACCGAAGACGACATCAAGCGCCTGGTGGACGCCGCCGGCATCCCGGTCAGCGTCAACATGGGGTTCGGCATCCGCAACCGCCCCACCACGCCCCTGATCCCCCTGCCGCGCCTGAAGGAAATCGGCGTCAAGCGCATCAGCCTGCCGCGCATGCTGCCGGCCGCCGCCATATATGGCATGCGACAGGCGCTGCAAGTGATGCAGGGCGTGATCGCCAGCGGTGAACCCGCCGACCGCCCCGACCTGCTGGTGGGCATCGAAGACATCATGCAGTTGATGGGCTACGAGCAGATGCGCGCCATGGAAAAGCGCCTGACGACGCTGGCCGACTGA